One Archangium violaceum genomic window, AGAGCGATTGTGAAGAACCTGGGCCTGCCCACGGCAGGCAGGATTGATCCAAAGTCCGTAGGAGAGGTTTTGAAGAGGCGGAGAGCAAGTCCAGACATTCACAGGCAAAGAGGGAGCATCCCTCCGGACGGCGCCTGAAAGAGGGGCGCCGTGGAAGGACAGGAGTGAAGGTACACAGGCCGAACAGCCAGGGGAGAAGAGGCGCGGGAAGGCCGGAGCGGGAGCAGCTGGCGGGCGCTCAGGCAAGTGTGGCCAGACTCTCGGGCAGCACGGCCAGACCCAACAGGCCCTGGTAGAGCACCTCCATGGTGCGTGCGAAGCTTTGGGGCCGTTTGTCGCGAGTCGGCAGGTGCGTGCGCACCAGGGCCAGCAGGTTGTAGGCCAGCAAACGCAGCCAGCTGAGCACCAGGGGTGCATTGCCTCGCAGGCTGGGCGAGGCGCTGTCCTCCTCCAGCACCACGTCCGCTGTCCAGTTGGGCCCGTTCTCAATCCCCCAGTGCCGGCGTACCAACGTCAGCATCCGCTCCGGGGACAGTTGCCCTGTGGGAATGGAGGTGAGGAACAGCCGCGTCTCCACCTTCGGCAGCTCGCCGTCTCTGGTTCGCGTCTGCCTCACCCATACCCATTGCTGGGCGCCGGGAAAGTCCTCCTCTGGCGGCTTGTCCACCACCCTCAACTCCCTCTCCACCCACTCCCCGCTCGTCCGCTCGCGCGTGCGCACCTTCACTGGCGCCACCGCCAGCGCCACCCACGCCTTGTCATGTAGCCGGTGGAAGTTCTCCTTGAGCGCCATCAGGTAGTGCTTGCCCGCCTCCCTCACCACCCGCGCATTGGCCGCGCTCGTCATTCCCGCGTCCACTGTCACGTACTCGAAATGCCGCCCGAACTTCTCCACCACCCGTTTGAACAACTCCGGGAACGCCGTCGCCTCTCCCTGCTTGCCTTCCAGCAACTTCTGGTCGAGCACCGGCTGGGCCGCGCTGCTGGTGAGACTGGCGCGCAGCGCGTACGGGTACCAGTACTCCCGCCCCTGCTCATCCTTCGTCGTGTGGCTCGGCTCGCACGGCGGCTGCCCCGGCGTGCTCTCCCCGCCTTCCCGTCAATGCTGACGACGCCCCGGGCGAAGAGCTCATGGCGTATCAGCCCCACTTCCAGGCCTCGGTGCACCATCTGGTGCACCTCCTGCTCCAACCCCTCTGGCTCCAACTTCCCCAGCAGCCTATCCAACGTCGTGTCGGACACCGGCCGCTTCAGCCCCTCGGGCGCCGTGCCTTCGCGCAGCATGTCCTCCCCCAGCGCCTCGGCATGCCTCAACACCCGCCGCCCCACCGCAATCGCCTGCACCAGCAGCATCAACATCGCCGCCAGCGGGTGCCTCTGTCCCCGGCGGGCCCGGGGGTCCTTTACCTCCTTGAATGTCAGCCCCAGGCTCGCCATCATCCTCTGCACGCGGGAGGGGGTTTCCTGCTCGTCCTTCTTCCCCTTCCCGTTTCCCGCTTGGGGTGTGGAGGGCCCGCCAGCCCTCCCGCCCCGGTTTTTCTTCCCACTCATCCTTCTCCTCCCCGGACCTGTCCGGCCCGTCTCCGGCTCTGTGCTGGCGCTCCCCCTCGCGATCAGCCCGCGGCTGCTCGCCTCCGGTGGGCGCCTGTAGGCGGGACTATACTTCAGCCGTAGGCCCGGGTGGGATGACCTCTCCCGTGGGACTTTGAATCAAGCCTGGCCCACGGCAGGTGTGAGGCTGGCCCCGGCGCGCGGGCCCCTCCACGCCTCGTGGTGTTGACGCTCAAGCGGCCAGCGCCAACAGAGCCAGGCCCCTGCCGTGCACCTCATGGGAGGGCGGCCTGGGCCGGCGTGTACCCCAAGGGGCTGCGCGGCTTCTCCACCCGCCTGGCTCACTGCTTGGGCGGGCCCCCTTCAGCGGCCCTCCTCGGCTCCTCCGCTCCAGTCCGCCACCTCTCACCAGGGCTCCTATCCGTCCTATACTTTCAGGCAAGGTGCCGCTCGGCCATGCTGGGAGCGTATCCGCAGCGTGCAGTCGTTGGTTATACGCGCTTGCTCATCTCACTGTAGCTACCTGCCTCGAGCTTCCAGTCGCCATAGCACCCCGTTAGCCCGCACGAGGTGCACCGGCAACCGAGGAAGAGCCATCGGATGTCATCACTGTCCGGGAAGGTGGCGAAACCCACCGTGAGCTGAAATGTCTGACAACCACAAATGCACTCACACTCTTCCAAGTCTGCATCGTCGAGGTAGTCTGCGGAGTCGCAAATGGCATGCGCTCGAGTGCAGGTCTGGCAAATGCGAAGCGCGGCGCCTTCCTCCTCGTCCAGCAGGAGCTTGAAGCACATACCGCCACAGATGCAGCTCGCGTCGGCGTAATGCTCGGTGACGTAACCTGTATCCCTGCTGTATTGCTCCAGTGCGCTGCGAATATCGGTTTGGGAGTCGCTGTAATCGTACTCACCCTTCCTGTAAAGACCCATGCCATCTCCACAATCGCTGCCTTGATGGTCCTTC contains:
- a CDS encoding ISAs1 family transposase is translated as MRASLTSSAAQPVLDQKLLEGKQGEATAFPELFKRVVEKFGRHFEYVTVDAGMTSAANARVVREAGKHYLMALKENFHRLHDKAWVALAVAPVKVRTRERTSGEWVERELRVVDKPPEEDFPGAQQWVWVRQTRTRDGELPKVETRLFLTSIPTGQLSPERMLTLVRRHWGIENGPNWTADVVLEEDSASPSLRGNAPLVLSWLRLLAYNLLALVRTHLPTRDKRPQSFARTMEVLYQGLLGLAVLPESLATLA